A single Maniola hyperantus chromosome 11, iAphHyp1.2, whole genome shotgun sequence DNA region contains:
- the LOC117986613 gene encoding protein PBDC1, which yields MDVLTRPAEEFGNDETLEHLWAARAMEHSDIYFNVLCSVDTRWLRLTPHDDLIYNHFRQDFPDLDVSYIKESEIKNNTNKAKWRIFCEKFKNIVEDYSFGTLMRADTKGDYSEQNTILVPRVQFYAIEIARNREGLNNEVKKKFKCASKAQMEAQNNAAEVAA from the exons ATG GACGTCCTCACGAGACCTGCCGAAGAGTTTGGCAACGATGAGACCCTAGAACACCTGTGGGCAGCGAGGGCCATGGAGCACAGTGATATTTACTTTAAC GTCCTGTGCTCAGTAGACACAAGGTGGCTCAGATTGACACCTCACGATGACCTCATATACAACCACTTCAGGCAAGACTTCCCCGACTTAGATGTATCGTACATAAAAGAAAGTGAAATCAAGAACAACACCAACAAAGCCAAATGGCGTATATTCtgcgaaaaatttaaaaacatagtGGAAGACTACAGTTTTGGAACCCTAATGCGTGCAGACACGAAAGGCGATTATTCAGAGCAAAACACAATTTTAGTGCCTCGAGTGCAGTTTTATGCGATAGAAATTGCCAGAAATAGGGAGGGGTTAAACAATGAAGTCAAAAAGAAGTTCAAATGTGCATCCAAGGCACAGATGGAAGCTCAGAATAATGCAGCAGAGGTTGCTGCGTAA
- the LOC117986615 gene encoding nucleolar protein dao-5-like isoform X2 encodes MNSALKPVLPQPGVPQPGGQASPAKGNVASANHAVGLPQGANSVHPPGNSLSVQNLSQHALHAPLAPAAPPPSMAPVSANMAQMAQNMSHHGNLSLLPAAPAQPSPKGVGPSALSLVQPLALTRAPDKKDEPGPANGTVDCPKPAAAAPLKPQHPEPKQDKPDIPKTSPSVPKPPEKPASTPPTPQKPEASVPVSQTDGPAQPKVATANEPPEKSPSKPTELKPAPAADVAPSQSDSKPVPESANDNQSQEKPSSPPKEAEASAKPEPSVAKEKVDEVVEKPKNPAVVEPQAQKTDKTEPEKPKDGDLPKKEEPEKPVPAKDVPVVEKKPETKVLSKAEVKVTPKSTLKLATVTPPMRKRRQVSEKLDGATPSKKSAEDAGTPDIRTKRNRTKVQLYQSPTPELAMATKLSASAGRATPTKPNDDKLIVFYKNEYLAVRNAEGGFYVCQAVQNVYRSTRKIKIRWLSQDKADSKGETYKPDFYDVTDMECVLTTLSLQRASGGAQILKAGERARAQSILQRALRAEQSGANCLQLTEEHPDGLDLSLYKDESQLEKKATRKRNSSKSSPKAEVNDTAKSEPTPSKKVRSAPLRGARTPAAAPPPPRGAAGPSSKTATALTEKAKAKTPAKRTPVKPAKVETPVATPRKGRRAAKENKSTPVVPTPSTSTGKTSRTRRPVKK; translated from the exons ATGAACTCTGCTTTAAAACCAGTGCTGCCCCAACCAGGGGTGCCGCAGCCCGGCGGGCAGGCGAGTCCCGCGAAGGGCAACGTCGCGAGTGCCAATCACGCAGTAGGGCTCCCGCAGGGCGCCAACTCGGTGCACCCGCCCGGTAACAGTCTGTCCGTGCAGAACCTGTCACAACACGCACTGCACGCGCCGCTCGCGCCCGCCGCGCCTCCGCCCTCCATGGCCCCCGTCTCCGCGAACATGGCACAGATGGCGCAGAACATGAGTCACCACGGCAACCTGTCGCTACtgcccgccgcgcccgcccaGCCCAGCCCCAAGGGCGTCGGGCCCAGCGCGCTCAGCCTCGTGCAGCCTTTGGCTCTCACTCGCGCACCCGACAAGAAAGATGAACCCGGGCCCGCCAACGGGACCGTCGACTGCCCCAAGCCGGCCGCGGCCGCGCCGCTCAAGCCGCAGCACCCGGAGCCCAAGCAGGACAAACCGGACATCCCCAAGACATCACCCAGTGTGCCTAAGCCGCCTGAAAAGCCCGCCAGCACACCACCCACTCCACAGAAACCTGAAGCCAGTGTACCTGTCAGTCAAACAGACGGCCCCGCACAGCCTAAAGTAGCTACAGCGAACGAACCACCCGAAAAATCCCCATCAAAACCTACTGAGCTTAAACCCGCCCCCGCTGCCGACGTTGCACCCTCCCAGAGTGACAGCAAGCCAGTCCCGGAGTCGGCTAACGACAATCAGAGTCAGGAAAAGCCATCCTCTCCACCGAAAGAAGCAGAGGCGAGTGCAAAACCGGAACCTTCAGTAGCAAAAGAAAAGGTTGATGAAGTTGTTGAAAAACCCAAAAACCCAGCAGTTGTAGAACCACAGGCCCAGAAAACTGACAAAACAGAACCAGAAAAGCCAAAAGATGGCGACCTACCTAAGAAAGAAGAACCAGAAAAACCAGTACCGGCTAAAGATGTACCGGTAGTAGAAAAGAAACCAGAGACTAAAGTTCTATCAAAAGCGGAAGTGAAAGTAACTCCAAAGTCCACATTGAAGTTGGCCACTGTGACTCCTCCGATGAGGAAAAGACGGCAAGTGTCCGAGAAGCTTGATGGAGCTACTCCATCTAAGAAATCTGCGGAGGATGCTGGGACTCCAGACATAAGAACTAAAAGGAATAGGACTAAG GTGCAGCTGTACCAGTCGCCCACACCTGAGCTCGCGATGGCCACGAAACTGTCCGCGTCGGCTGGTCGCGCCACCCCCACTAAGCCTAACGATGATAAGCTCATCGTCTTCTACAA AAACGAATACTTAGCAGTCCGCAACGCGGAGGGCGGGTTTTACGTGTGCCAAGCCGTACAGAATGTATACCGCTCTACGCGCAAGATCAAGATTCGCTGGCTCTCACAGGACAAGGCGGACTCCAAGGGGGAAACGTATAAGCCTGACTTCTATGACGTCACAG ACATGGAGTGTGTTCTAACAACACTGTCGTTGCAACGCGCGAGCGGCGGCGCGCAGATACTGAAGGCAGGCGAGCGCGCGCGAGCTCAGTCCATACTGCAGCGAGCGTTGCGCGCCGAGCAGAGCGGAGCCAACTGTCTGCAGCTTACAGAGGAACACCCCGACGGAT TGGACCTCTCGCTTTACAAAGACGAGTCGCAACTGGAGAAGAAGGCGACCCGCAAACGGAACAGCTCCAAATCCTCGCCCAAAGCAGAAGTCAACGACACTGCG AAAAGCGAACCGACGCCAAGCAAAAAGGTGCGCAGCGCGCCCTTGCGCGGCGCCAGGACGCCGGCCGCGgccccccctcccccccgcGGCGCCGCGGGGCCGAGTAGCAAG ACGGCCACTGCGTTAACGGAGAAGGCCAAAGCTAAGACGCCGGCGAAGCGGACCCCCGTCAAGCCGGCCAAGGTCGAGACCCCCGTCGCAACGCCGCGGAAAGGAAGACGCGCCGCGAAAG AAAACAAATCAACTCCAGTAGTGCCAACCCCTTCGACATCGACAGGCAAAACCAGCCGCACGCGTCGCCCAGTCAAGAAATAA
- the RpL26 gene encoding large ribosomal subunit protein uL24, producing MKYNKLVTSSRRKNRKRHFSAPSHIRRVLMSSPLSKELRQKFNVKSMPIRKDDEVQVVRGHYKGQQVGKVVQVYRKKFVVYIERIQREKASGASAYVGIHPSKCVIVKLKMNKDRKAILDRRAKGRLAALGGDKGKYTEETATTAMETS from the exons ATGAAGTACAATAAGCTGGTAACGTCCTCGAGGAGGAAAAACAGGAAGCGCCACTTTAGCGCTCCTTCCCACATACGAAGAGTTTTGATGTCATCTCCCCTTTCCAAAGAATTGAGACAGAAATTCAACGTTAAATCTATGCCAATCCGCAAAGACGATGAAGTACAG GTAGTCCGAGGGCACTACAAAGGGCAGCAGGTGGGCAAGGTGGTGCAGGTGTACCGTAAGAAGTTTGTGGTGTACATTGAGAGGATCCAGAGGGAGAAGGCTAGTGGAGCCAGCGCTTACGTGGGCATCCACCCCTCAAAG TGTGTTATTGTCAAGTTAAAGATGAACAAGGACCGTAAAGCCATCTTAGACCGCAGAGCAAAGGGAAGATTGGCCGCTCTTGGTGGAGACAAGGGCAAATACACTGAGGAAACCGCCACCACCGCTATGGAGACCTCGTGA
- the LOC117986615 gene encoding nucleolar protein dao-5-like isoform X1 has product MNSALKPVLPQPGVPQPGGQASPAKGNVASANHAVGLPQGANSVHPPGNSLSVQNLSQHALHAPLAPAAPPPSMAPVSANMAQMAQNMSHHGNLSLLPAAPAQPSPKGVGPSALSLVQPLALTRAPDKKDEPGPANGTVDCPKPAAAAPLKPQHPEPKQDKPDIPKTSPSVPKPPEKPASTPPTPQKPEASVPVSQTDGPAQPKVATANEPPEKSPSKPTELKPAPAADVAPSQSDSKPVPESANDNQSQEKPSSPPKEAEASAKPEPSVAKEKVDEVVEKPKNPAVVEPQAQKTDKTEPEKPKDGDLPKKEEPEKPVPAKDVPVVEKKPETKVLSKAEVKVTPKSTLKLATVTPPMRKRRQVSEKLDGATPSKKSAEDAGTPDIRTKRNRTKVQLYQSPTPELAMATKLSASAGRATPTKPNDDKLIVFYKNEYLAVRNAEGGFYVCQAVQNVYRSTRKIKIRWLSQDKADSKGETYKPDFYDVTDMECVLTTLSLQRASGGAQILKAGERARAQSILQRALRAEQSGANCLQLTEEHPDGLDLSLYKDESQLEKKATRKRNSSKSSPKAEVNDTAKSEPTPSKKVRSAPLRGARTPAAAPPPPRGAAGPSSKVGIVRRIYRHTATALTEKAKAKTPAKRTPVKPAKVETPVATPRKGRRAAKENKSTPVVPTPSTSTGKTSRTRRPVKK; this is encoded by the exons ATGAACTCTGCTTTAAAACCAGTGCTGCCCCAACCAGGGGTGCCGCAGCCCGGCGGGCAGGCGAGTCCCGCGAAGGGCAACGTCGCGAGTGCCAATCACGCAGTAGGGCTCCCGCAGGGCGCCAACTCGGTGCACCCGCCCGGTAACAGTCTGTCCGTGCAGAACCTGTCACAACACGCACTGCACGCGCCGCTCGCGCCCGCCGCGCCTCCGCCCTCCATGGCCCCCGTCTCCGCGAACATGGCACAGATGGCGCAGAACATGAGTCACCACGGCAACCTGTCGCTACtgcccgccgcgcccgcccaGCCCAGCCCCAAGGGCGTCGGGCCCAGCGCGCTCAGCCTCGTGCAGCCTTTGGCTCTCACTCGCGCACCCGACAAGAAAGATGAACCCGGGCCCGCCAACGGGACCGTCGACTGCCCCAAGCCGGCCGCGGCCGCGCCGCTCAAGCCGCAGCACCCGGAGCCCAAGCAGGACAAACCGGACATCCCCAAGACATCACCCAGTGTGCCTAAGCCGCCTGAAAAGCCCGCCAGCACACCACCCACTCCACAGAAACCTGAAGCCAGTGTACCTGTCAGTCAAACAGACGGCCCCGCACAGCCTAAAGTAGCTACAGCGAACGAACCACCCGAAAAATCCCCATCAAAACCTACTGAGCTTAAACCCGCCCCCGCTGCCGACGTTGCACCCTCCCAGAGTGACAGCAAGCCAGTCCCGGAGTCGGCTAACGACAATCAGAGTCAGGAAAAGCCATCCTCTCCACCGAAAGAAGCAGAGGCGAGTGCAAAACCGGAACCTTCAGTAGCAAAAGAAAAGGTTGATGAAGTTGTTGAAAAACCCAAAAACCCAGCAGTTGTAGAACCACAGGCCCAGAAAACTGACAAAACAGAACCAGAAAAGCCAAAAGATGGCGACCTACCTAAGAAAGAAGAACCAGAAAAACCAGTACCGGCTAAAGATGTACCGGTAGTAGAAAAGAAACCAGAGACTAAAGTTCTATCAAAAGCGGAAGTGAAAGTAACTCCAAAGTCCACATTGAAGTTGGCCACTGTGACTCCTCCGATGAGGAAAAGACGGCAAGTGTCCGAGAAGCTTGATGGAGCTACTCCATCTAAGAAATCTGCGGAGGATGCTGGGACTCCAGACATAAGAACTAAAAGGAATAGGACTAAG GTGCAGCTGTACCAGTCGCCCACACCTGAGCTCGCGATGGCCACGAAACTGTCCGCGTCGGCTGGTCGCGCCACCCCCACTAAGCCTAACGATGATAAGCTCATCGTCTTCTACAA AAACGAATACTTAGCAGTCCGCAACGCGGAGGGCGGGTTTTACGTGTGCCAAGCCGTACAGAATGTATACCGCTCTACGCGCAAGATCAAGATTCGCTGGCTCTCACAGGACAAGGCGGACTCCAAGGGGGAAACGTATAAGCCTGACTTCTATGACGTCACAG ACATGGAGTGTGTTCTAACAACACTGTCGTTGCAACGCGCGAGCGGCGGCGCGCAGATACTGAAGGCAGGCGAGCGCGCGCGAGCTCAGTCCATACTGCAGCGAGCGTTGCGCGCCGAGCAGAGCGGAGCCAACTGTCTGCAGCTTACAGAGGAACACCCCGACGGAT TGGACCTCTCGCTTTACAAAGACGAGTCGCAACTGGAGAAGAAGGCGACCCGCAAACGGAACAGCTCCAAATCCTCGCCCAAAGCAGAAGTCAACGACACTGCG AAAAGCGAACCGACGCCAAGCAAAAAGGTGCGCAGCGCGCCCTTGCGCGGCGCCAGGACGCCGGCCGCGgccccccctcccccccgcGGCGCCGCGGGGCCGAGTAGCAAGGTAGGCATAGTGCGACGGATATATAGACAT ACGGCCACTGCGTTAACGGAGAAGGCCAAAGCTAAGACGCCGGCGAAGCGGACCCCCGTCAAGCCGGCCAAGGTCGAGACCCCCGTCGCAACGCCGCGGAAAGGAAGACGCGCCGCGAAAG AAAACAAATCAACTCCAGTAGTGCCAACCCCTTCGACATCGACAGGCAAAACCAGCCGCACGCGTCGCCCAGTCAAGAAATAA